The bacterium genome includes a window with the following:
- a CDS encoding Rieske 2Fe-2S domain-containing protein, protein MSEEKKEAAGPAGEMKKAAAPAVGAEKKTSPAAAEVTKAKPGSRSTLTEPLAPGTLWMSRRNFLSRAGWVAFFSFLGTMLLGSLRYMFPRVLFEPSTLFKAGLPDDYPVGAVSTKWVKDYRTWIVRNDKGFYAIFAQCTHLGCTPRWLEAEAKFKCPCHGSGFTMDGLNFEGPAPRPLERVKIDISEDGQLLVDTSIRYREEQGQWNNPGAFLPLGVS, encoded by the coding sequence GTGTCCGAAGAAAAAAAAGAAGCTGCGGGGCCGGCTGGTGAAATGAAGAAAGCGGCTGCCCCGGCGGTCGGCGCCGAGAAGAAAACTTCACCCGCCGCGGCGGAAGTGACCAAAGCCAAGCCGGGATCCCGCTCGACACTGACCGAGCCGCTGGCGCCCGGCACGCTGTGGATGTCACGCCGCAATTTTCTCTCGCGCGCCGGCTGGGTGGCGTTTTTCAGCTTTCTCGGCACGATGTTGCTCGGCTCGTTGCGTTACATGTTTCCGCGCGTGCTGTTCGAGCCGTCCACTCTGTTCAAGGCCGGCTTGCCCGACGATTATCCCGTGGGCGCGGTCAGCACCAAGTGGGTGAAGGACTACCGCACCTGGATCGTGCGCAACGACAAGGGGTTCTACGCCATCTTCGCGCAGTGCACACATCTCGGCTGCACGCCGCGCTGGCTCGAAGCCGAAGCCAAGTTCAAATGTCCGTGCCACGGCAGCGGCTTCACGATGGATGGCCTCAACTTCGAAGGCCCGGCGCCGCGGCCGCTGGAACGCGTGAAGATCGATATTTCCGAAGACGGCCAATTGCTGGTGGATACCAGCATCCGTTACCGTGAAGAGCAGGGGCAGTGGAACAATCCTGGTGCCTTTCTCCCGCTGGGCGTATCGTGA
- a CDS encoding c-type cytochrome, with product MAKRSDIPIEERDYSRIYFVCSALLALTTFWAVIDMIWVRSPWQRTQREFNRLERDSLQTQLAAENAKLHDGELKEQYQDLLAQLAQAQAALRSPEYQQALADSAQVAATIARAVQQYRFAKSEADAEYYLYKEAQYHHDQAAHERHGRRLEELNRLAAEWKQKWDEAEAQKHAVQERLRRQRAQLHEVEGQLTQLTKGREELQFRLDRIDERKIKIQQVVLPEFAKGNFGNFINNVDRCHTCHVAYNRKGFEAMTEPFRTHASLDTLLRIHPVERFGCTPCHEGQGPALQTVDMAHGFAKHWEHPLLTGAFVQTGCNKCHAQELRLAHAEQLNRAKRMVFDLGCYGCHEIRGYETLDRIGPDLSRVAHKLSPGFVYGWLRNNRELRPHSRMPNPMYTHEEAVAATAYLFEAGKQPGWTPVAMPANGNAARGETLVETVGCKGCHVVAAEDRELRPNPLPYDMAPDLSVVAAKATPQWLYDWIKNPKHFSPATRMPNLRLSDQEAADITAYLLTYKGSTTLPGNYSAPLPELSNPALISQGKAVLRNFGCHGCHVIPGLENEGRVSVSLNEFGAKTTEELFYGDALANQQVEKTWTGWTIGKLKNSRLYATEAVIQRMPNYQLAEEDATALAVLLRSWDGRVIGERYVKPWHGRDEAVQAGRQLVRKYNCTGCHVIEGEGWDIKPALIQALGKEGLDEFTASAYAPPDLIGEGRKVQSEWLFNFLKQPRTGEIRPWLRTRMPTFGFTDKEANALVEYFKSLEGEAPGFSYLPEYEITADQRVGAQKLVSRDYFDCFSCHQRGAQKPQGPPDGWAPDLAMASQRLNPEWIAAWIRDPQTLQPGTKMPSFYPDSYPPDVLDGDPDKQIIALRNYLLGLGNGKP from the coding sequence TTGGCGAAACGTTCCGATATTCCGATCGAAGAACGGGACTATAGTCGCATCTATTTTGTCTGCAGCGCATTGCTCGCGCTCACGACCTTCTGGGCGGTGATCGACATGATCTGGGTGCGCTCGCCCTGGCAGCGTACCCAGCGCGAATTCAACCGCCTCGAGCGCGACAGCCTGCAAACCCAGCTCGCCGCGGAAAACGCCAAACTGCATGACGGCGAGTTGAAAGAGCAATACCAGGATCTGCTGGCGCAACTGGCACAGGCACAGGCGGCGCTGCGCAGCCCGGAATACCAACAGGCGCTGGCGGATTCGGCGCAAGTTGCGGCCACCATTGCCAGGGCGGTGCAGCAATACCGCTTCGCCAAAAGCGAGGCCGATGCCGAGTATTACCTCTACAAGGAGGCGCAATACCATCACGATCAAGCGGCGCACGAGCGGCACGGCCGCCGGCTGGAAGAACTCAACCGGCTGGCCGCGGAGTGGAAGCAGAAGTGGGATGAAGCTGAGGCCCAGAAGCACGCGGTGCAGGAACGGCTGCGCCGGCAGCGCGCACAGCTTCACGAAGTCGAAGGCCAGTTGACGCAACTCACGAAGGGCCGCGAGGAGTTGCAGTTTCGCCTCGACCGCATCGACGAGCGCAAGATCAAGATTCAGCAAGTCGTGCTGCCGGAATTTGCCAAGGGCAACTTCGGCAATTTCATCAACAACGTCGATCGCTGCCATACTTGCCATGTGGCCTACAACCGCAAGGGCTTCGAGGCGATGACCGAGCCGTTCCGCACCCACGCCTCGCTGGATACGCTCTTGCGCATTCATCCGGTCGAGCGCTTCGGCTGCACACCGTGTCACGAAGGCCAGGGCCCGGCGTTGCAAACCGTGGACATGGCGCATGGCTTCGCCAAACATTGGGAACATCCGCTGCTCACCGGCGCGTTTGTGCAAACCGGCTGCAACAAGTGTCACGCGCAAGAACTGCGGCTGGCGCATGCCGAGCAGCTCAACCGCGCCAAGCGCATGGTCTTCGATCTGGGCTGCTACGGTTGTCATGAAATTCGCGGCTATGAGACGCTCGATCGCATCGGGCCGGATTTGAGCCGCGTGGCGCACAAGCTTTCGCCGGGCTTTGTTTACGGCTGGCTGCGCAACAATCGCGAGCTGCGGCCGCATTCGCGCATGCCCAATCCCATGTACACCCATGAAGAGGCGGTGGCGGCAACCGCCTATCTGTTCGAGGCCGGCAAGCAGCCGGGCTGGACGCCCGTCGCGATGCCGGCCAACGGCAATGCAGCACGCGGCGAGACGCTGGTGGAAACCGTGGGCTGCAAGGGTTGCCACGTCGTGGCAGCGGAAGATCGCGAGCTGCGGCCCAACCCGCTGCCCTATGACATGGCGCCTGATTTGAGCGTGGTGGCGGCCAAGGCCACGCCGCAGTGGTTGTATGATTGGATCAAGAATCCCAAGCATTTTTCGCCGGCGACGCGCATGCCCAATCTGCGCTTGAGCGATCAGGAAGCGGCGGACATTACGGCTTATCTGCTGACCTATAAAGGCAGCACCACCTTGCCCGGCAATTACAGCGCGCCCCTGCCGGAGCTCAGCAATCCTGCATTGATCAGCCAGGGTAAAGCGGTGCTGCGCAACTTCGGTTGTCACGGCTGCCATGTCATTCCCGGCCTGGAGAATGAAGGCCGCGTGTCGGTTTCGCTGAATGAGTTCGGCGCGAAGACCACCGAAGAGTTGTTCTACGGCGATGCGCTGGCCAACCAGCAGGTGGAGAAAACCTGGACGGGCTGGACCATCGGCAAGCTGAAGAACTCGCGCCTGTATGCCACCGAAGCGGTGATTCAGCGCATGCCGAATTATCAATTGGCGGAGGAAGATGCCACTGCATTGGCCGTACTATTGCGGTCATGGGACGGCCGCGTGATCGGTGAGCGCTACGTCAAGCCCTGGCATGGCCGCGATGAAGCCGTGCAGGCCGGTCGCCAATTGGTGCGCAAGTACAACTGCACCGGCTGCCATGTGATCGAAGGTGAAGGCTGGGATATCAAGCCCGCGCTCATCCAGGCGCTGGGTAAGGAAGGCCTCGACGAGTTCACCGCCTCGGCTTATGCGCCGCCGGACTTGATCGGAGAGGGCCGGAAGGTGCAGAGCGAATGGCTCTTCAATTTTCTCAAGCAGCCGCGCACCGGCGAGATCCGGCCGTGGCTGCGCACGCGTATGCCGACATTCGGCTTCACCGACAAGGAAGCCAACGCCCTGGTCGAGTATTTCAAATCGTTGGAAGGAGAAGCGCCCGGGTTTTCTTATTTGCCGGAATACGAGATCACCGCAGATCAACGCGTGGGCGCACAGAAGCTGGTTTCACGCGATTATTTTGATTGCTTTTCGTGTCATCAACGCGGCGCGCAAAAGCCGCAAGGCCCGCCGGATGGTTGGGCGCCGGACCTGGCAATGGCCAGCCAACGCTTGAATCCGGAATGGATTGCGGCCTGGATTCGCGACCCTCAGACCTTGCAGCCGGGCACGAAAATGCCCTCGTTCTATCCGGATTCCTATCCGCCGGATGTCTTGGATGGCGATCCCGACAAGCAGATTATCGCTTTGCGCAATTACTTGCTGGGCTTGGGAAACGGCAAACCCTGA
- a CDS encoding cytochrome C, with protein MENLINILKNPDNIPIVGLLFIIPFYVGLWWREASRNDRRLTNGEFEKMKEEGQDRIHTWPYLTRNEFLAALIVMIILTVWSVVLDAPLEEPANPSRTPNPSKAPWYFLGLQEMLVYFDPWIAGVVLPTLIIVGLMAIPYIDPNKKGNGYYTFKERPFAISVFLFGFLVLWLWLIILGTFLRGPGWNFFAPWELWDPHKVVAMVNVDLHEVVGIRSKLGAGLFGLVLVGGYFALIPIYWFWKRDKSDILKTLGPLRYSVNAFLLLSMMGLVIKMFLRIAFNIKYIWVTPWFNV; from the coding sequence ATGGAAAATCTCATCAATATTCTGAAGAACCCCGACAACATTCCGATCGTGGGTCTGCTGTTCATCATTCCTTTTTATGTGGGATTGTGGTGGCGCGAGGCCAGCCGCAACGACCGCCGCCTCACCAACGGCGAGTTCGAAAAGATGAAGGAGGAGGGGCAGGATCGCATTCACACCTGGCCTTACCTCACCCGCAACGAGTTTCTCGCCGCCCTCATCGTGATGATCATCCTCACCGTCTGGTCCGTGGTGCTGGATGCGCCGCTGGAAGAACCTGCCAATCCCTCCCGCACGCCGAATCCTTCCAAAGCGCCGTGGTACTTCCTGGGCCTGCAGGAAATGCTGGTCTACTTCGATCCCTGGATTGCCGGCGTGGTGCTGCCAACACTGATCATCGTCGGGCTGATGGCGATCCCCTACATCGACCCCAACAAAAAGGGCAACGGCTATTACACCTTCAAAGAGCGGCCGTTCGCCATTTCGGTTTTTCTTTTCGGTTTTCTCGTGTTGTGGCTGTGGCTGATCATTCTCGGCACCTTTTTGCGCGGCCCGGGCTGGAATTTTTTCGCACCCTGGGAATTGTGGGACCCGCACAAGGTGGTGGCGATGGTGAATGTCGATCTGCACGAAGTGGTCGGCATTCGCTCCAAACTGGGCGCCGGGCTGTTTGGCCTGGTGTTGGTCGGGGGGTATTTCGCATTGATTCCGATCTATTGGTTCTGGAAACGAGACAAGTCCGATATCCTGAAAACGCTGGGGCCACTGCGTTACAGCGTCAATGCCTTTCTGCTGCTGTCCATGATGGGCTTGGTCATCAAGATGTTCTTGCGGATCGCGTTCAACATCAAGTACATCTGGGTAACGCCGTGGTTCAATGTCTAA
- a CDS encoding cytochrome b N-terminal domain-containing protein — MQAVINKMRESLLKSQVWKSMFRHDYEDSQRNRLLQVLDNFWMHLHPTKLPRHGTYIRFTWCMGGITFLLFLVTAVTGVLLMFYYRPTAEYAFADMKYLQFDVPFGMFLRNMHRWAAHGMVIAVWLHMFRVFLTGSYKPPREFNWVVGVILLTTTLLLSFTGYLLPWDQLSIWAVTVGTNMARATPLLGHEGPFGPELGMKPDNDVRFMLLGGTQVGPPTLLRFYVLHCIFLPLFAAVFMGVHFWRVRKDGGISGPL, encoded by the coding sequence ATGCAAGCAGTCATCAACAAGATGCGGGAGAGCCTGCTCAAGTCTCAAGTCTGGAAGTCGATGTTCCGTCATGATTACGAGGATTCCCAGCGTAATCGCCTGCTGCAAGTGCTCGACAATTTCTGGATGCACTTGCATCCCACCAAGCTTCCCCGCCACGGCACGTACATCCGTTTCACCTGGTGCATGGGCGGCATCACCTTTCTGCTCTTTCTCGTCACCGCCGTCACCGGCGTCTTGTTGATGTTCTACTATCGCCCCACCGCCGAATACGCCTTCGCGGACATGAAATATTTGCAGTTCGACGTGCCCTTCGGCATGTTCCTGCGCAACATGCACCGCTGGGCGGCGCACGGCATGGTGATCGCCGTGTGGCTGCACATGTTTCGCGTTTTTCTCACCGGCTCCTACAAGCCCCCCCGGGAATTCAACTGGGTGGTCGGCGTCATTCTGCTCACCACCACGCTTCTGCTCTCCTTTACCGGATATCTGTTGCCGTGGGATCAGCTTTCCATCTGGGCGGTGACGGTCGGCACCAATATGGCGCGCGCCACACCCTTGCTCGGCCATGAGGGCCCGTTCGGCCCCGAGCTGGGCATGAAGCCCGACAACGACGTGCGCTTCATGCTGCTCGGCGGCACGCAAGTCGGCCCGCCCACGCTGCTGCGTTTCTACGTGTTGCACTGCATCTTCCTGCCGTTGTTTGCGGCGGTTTTCATGGGCGTGCACTTTTGGCGCGTCCGCAAAGACGGCGGCATTTCCGGCCCGCTGTAG
- a CDS encoding T9SS type A sorting domain-containing protein, whose protein sequence is MSSKLQVVALALTLSSLCGQSLGQNGFSWTNHSIGGGGFCLEIRFDPYDIYRPAGSPPTLYLATDVSGLYRSTDLGNSWQPVWDPDPTSESDVPDAYLTTVAFNRTNARLIAGSAEGIYYGPAAGGDWRAAVMPARNDPGVPVMRAEDGRFPWIGIIREYPLNTDFMLAGIGDLREKPDTQHGLGALLRSIDGGQNWELVSLDGAETDEIVYDIDYVTSSSNSDSLHVFIATGHTLQNGQGYAYKGALYYSNTLFHPDPDSITFVKITSLPASNNKLVTNVVSLVPLCNSPLPTPVGADSPLHLWATRYAQNDGEGGGVYRAVTTLDSLIALAAEPLSHQATSINQPDWKSKQVDKRLGRLAAKTGATRSNFQLFLGKELGEEIYLAVTSHALAGGMNVFQRIVSPEWGTSDWGYRELDSDGNTQLRFGSLTLNPEDPNNHPIVYGCWGYGPLKAPPPGNETGEVIDNTFPLPRFDSPRSFRQIFTTKAGTDASGDEAYISRGMDEVFFNGQIPAFKPVDPKVVLLGCGDNGLLRTADIHERPVRWSQRRLATSQWYTSNGNTLNQFIYHLAFHPLNSNTVLVSAGTRNLRPNDAGRGGLLQNNLAGAGGPEDWAIIAGGPSVAGGGTFAGLPDAMIHAFVFDVKDDRRGVFAGVRNHGLYYARLNADGTLDGSYNNGQFAKITDADLDAVIPTSSTGGHHYYSRLMFDPDSADHLYVSRHWPAGGVFRIKLVSNRTNLDPANCIVQVEEVIKGRFNGAAAETGVDTSKTAEVINLLITPTHVFAGVTGGHQADQDSLNYAGGLVRWEKNDVAGRSFWKIGGPDSLGRPGFNIAIGGLAQDPANPNTILAVTYRFGLRADRLISSGKYRGEDNYKLMNLWQSTDGGETFSALPNSVTQHKWPDAVTLAFVPGMNDTLIMPTHGNGIWIGTRPDGAPKIVAQPDSTRADDGLPKRFALHPNYPNPFNPVTVMKFDLPKATHVTLIIYDVLGRRVRTLIDEPMKAGYHAKIWDGRNHQGVSVASGVYFYRLHTTEFDKVRKLAVVK, encoded by the coding sequence ATGTCGAGCAAATTGCAAGTTGTGGCGCTGGCTTTGACTCTTTCCAGTCTGTGTGGCCAGAGCCTCGGGCAGAATGGTTTCTCATGGACCAATCACTCGATCGGCGGCGGGGGATTTTGCCTTGAGATTCGCTTTGATCCCTACGACATTTACCGGCCAGCAGGAAGCCCACCCACGCTCTATTTGGCAACGGATGTTTCCGGGCTTTATCGCTCCACTGATCTCGGCAATTCGTGGCAGCCGGTTTGGGATCCCGACCCCACCAGTGAAAGCGATGTTCCCGATGCCTACCTCACCACCGTGGCTTTCAACCGAACCAACGCCCGGCTCATCGCCGGCAGTGCCGAGGGCATCTATTATGGCCCGGCGGCCGGCGGCGACTGGCGCGCCGCAGTGATGCCGGCGCGCAATGATCCCGGCGTTCCGGTAATGCGTGCAGAAGATGGGCGCTTTCCGTGGATTGGGATCATCCGGGAATACCCATTGAACACGGATTTCATGCTTGCCGGCATCGGTGATCTGCGTGAAAAGCCCGATACGCAGCATGGCCTGGGCGCGCTGTTGCGCTCTATCGACGGCGGACAGAACTGGGAGCTGGTCAGCCTCGACGGCGCTGAAACAGACGAAATCGTCTATGACATCGACTATGTCACCAGTTCCAGTAACAGTGACAGTCTGCACGTTTTCATTGCCACCGGTCATACTCTTCAGAACGGCCAGGGCTATGCTTACAAAGGCGCCCTCTACTACAGTAACACGCTGTTTCATCCAGATCCTGACAGCATCACATTCGTCAAGATTACCAGCCTGCCCGCCAGTAACAACAAGCTGGTGACGAATGTGGTCAGTCTGGTGCCGTTGTGCAACAGCCCTCTGCCCACGCCCGTCGGCGCTGACTCACCCCTGCATCTGTGGGCGACTCGCTATGCTCAGAATGACGGTGAGGGCGGCGGTGTTTATCGTGCCGTCACCACGCTGGATTCGTTGATTGCCCTCGCTGCGGAGCCGCTGTCGCATCAGGCCACCTCGATCAATCAGCCGGACTGGAAGAGCAAACAGGTTGACAAGCGACTGGGGCGGTTGGCTGCCAAAACCGGCGCCACACGCTCCAATTTCCAATTGTTCCTGGGCAAAGAGCTGGGCGAGGAAATTTATCTGGCGGTCACCAGTCATGCGCTGGCAGGCGGCATGAATGTGTTTCAGCGCATCGTCTCGCCAGAGTGGGGGACAAGCGATTGGGGCTATCGCGAGCTGGACAGCGATGGCAACACCCAGCTTCGCTTCGGCAGCCTCACCTTGAATCCCGAAGATCCGAACAACCATCCCATCGTTTACGGTTGTTGGGGGTATGGTCCGCTCAAGGCGCCGCCGCCCGGCAATGAAACCGGCGAGGTCATTGACAACACCTTCCCCCTTCCCCGCTTCGATTCACCGCGTTCCTTCCGGCAAATTTTCACCACCAAAGCCGGCACGGATGCGAGTGGCGATGAGGCATACATCAGCCGGGGCATGGACGAAGTGTTCTTCAATGGTCAAATACCGGCTTTCAAACCTGTTGATCCCAAGGTGGTGTTGCTGGGCTGCGGGGATAACGGCTTGCTGCGCACCGCCGATATTCATGAAAGACCAGTGAGATGGTCGCAGCGCAGGCTGGCGACGTCGCAGTGGTACACTTCGAACGGCAATACTTTGAACCAATTCATTTATCATCTCGCGTTTCATCCGTTGAACAGCAACACCGTGCTCGTCTCAGCCGGCACGCGCAATTTGCGGCCGAACGACGCTGGCCGGGGCGGATTACTCCAAAACAATCTCGCCGGCGCCGGCGGGCCGGAAGATTGGGCGATCATTGCCGGCGGACCGAGCGTTGCCGGTGGTGGCACCTTTGCCGGCCTGCCAGATGCGATGATTCATGCGTTTGTCTTTGACGTCAAGGATGACCGCAGAGGCGTGTTTGCCGGCGTGCGTAATCATGGCCTATATTACGCGCGGCTCAATGCTGATGGCACGCTCGATGGCAGTTACAACAATGGTCAATTTGCCAAGATCACGGACGCTGATCTTGATGCTGTGATTCCGACGAGTTCCACTGGTGGTCATCATTATTATTCGCGCCTGATGTTCGACCCCGACAGCGCCGATCATTTGTACGTTTCCCGGCACTGGCCCGCGGGCGGGGTGTTCAGGATTAAGTTGGTGAGCAACAGAACCAATCTTGATCCGGCAAATTGTATCGTGCAGGTGGAGGAGGTGATCAAGGGGCGATTCAACGGCGCAGCCGCTGAAACTGGTGTCGATACTTCCAAGACCGCAGAGGTGATCAATCTCTTGATCACCCCGACGCACGTCTTTGCCGGTGTGACTGGTGGACATCAGGCTGACCAGGATAGTCTAAATTATGCCGGCGGCTTGGTACGATGGGAGAAGAACGATGTAGCAGGGAGAAGCTTTTGGAAAATTGGCGGCCCCGACAGTCTGGGAAGGCCAGGTTTCAATATAGCCATTGGCGGCTTGGCTCAAGATCCAGCCAATCCCAATACCATCCTGGCAGTGACCTATCGCTTTGGACTGCGGGCAGATCGACTGATCTCCAGCGGCAAGTATCGAGGCGAGGACAACTACAAGCTCATGAATCTCTGGCAAAGCACCGATGGCGGCGAGACGTTCTCTGCCCTGCCCAACAGCGTAACCCAGCACAAATGGCCCGATGCAGTGACTTTGGCGTTCGTGCCTGGCATGAACGACACGCTTATTATGCCCACGCACGGCAACGGTATTTGGATCGGAACAAGACCGGATGGCGCGCCGAAGATCGTCGCCCAGCCGGATTCCACTCGAGCCGATGATGGGTTGCCCAAGCGCTTTGCCTTGCATCCCAATTATCCCAACCCCTTTAATCCGGTGACCGTGATGAAGTTCGATCTTCCCAAAGCAACTCACGTGACATTGATTATCTACGACGTGTTGGGCCGTCGTGTCCGGACACTCATAGATGAGCCAATGAAAGCCGGCTATCATGCCAAGATCTGGGATGGTCGCAATCACCAGGGTGTTTCTGTAGCTTCGGGAGTTTATTTCTACCGGCTACATACCACCGAGTTCGATAAGGTTCGCAAGCTGGCAGTTGTAAAATGA
- a CDS encoding beta-propeller fold lactonase family protein: MCQDEFKCQPSPLPFRRQAVRIRTFGMALFLLFSSLYAQQADFVSFIADTHLDHAIICSPDGKNVYASGSYTIAVFQRRDGIDTIAVIQVLNNDHEGVHDVHNVSDLALSPDGRYLYGVCQNQQTLLLFTRDTTNGKIVLKQVIQDSVFGRRRGTVPFVERNHKLLISPDGRHLYWFYSGIGLVATFARNIESGEIEKVQVLRNGAPELGGLNVPAWIAISPDGKRFYGGGKNGTRMTIIGRNSVSGKIDYQDLYDIGPTPDGRWEYGTVTESPDGRQVYITNAATDALLVLSYDSKNERLMLLQKITQNSPDNLVVSSDGMHLYFLHYDNASYFALYQRDDSTGLLTAVNDHLLKIDYYTSDQPSRICMSPNGDAIYMIDGRSRHSIFKRDVSTGALSLAQQFKNNIGGTDRLRGSRSVEVSPDGRFLYVAARFEDAGISTFSRQQEDGILSLVGSDALASLNAMVMAPDGRHLYVSSFEKGTLTAFAIDPASGDLQLVQTRQDSLVLPTYLEWGGAMVFAPESSHLYLNDKMFLRVYHRNHQSGEISLVQKLDCRPYGLFEIVSMTLSPDGRNFYCNHVGNDLLQKIATFERNAQTGELSFQSKVTTNNVSGYAGMAIKVSPDGRHVYASTADFDADFDGEPAIAIFKRNSISGELSLLRSMLISGWTEIRDLEISSDGLEVYALVSGIGYSASLLAFFERDSVSGELTQQESFQSWRNGVYGMFDPADLTLSPDGRFLYVADLGGIATFATGRSNTTSVADPIAATSPTQFSLSQNYPNPFNPATTIRFELPHTGRVNLAVYNLRGELVRVLIEGERPAGSHRVEFDARGLASGIYFYRLESEGFSATRKLAVVR; encoded by the coding sequence ATGTGTCAGGATGAATTCAAATGCCAACCAAGTCCCCTGCCATTCCGCAGACAGGCTGTTCGTATTCGAACCTTTGGCATGGCTTTGTTTCTTCTGTTTTCCTCCCTTTACGCTCAGCAAGCCGACTTTGTATCGTTCATTGCCGACACTCACTTGGATCATGCCATTATCTGCTCTCCGGACGGCAAAAACGTCTACGCCAGCGGCAGTTACACCATTGCCGTTTTTCAGCGCCGTGACGGTATTGACACAATCGCGGTTATTCAGGTTCTCAACAATGATCATGAGGGTGTGCACGACGTTCACAATGTGTCGGATCTCGCCCTCTCACCCGATGGTCGCTATCTCTACGGCGTCTGTCAGAACCAGCAAACCTTGCTGCTCTTCACCAGGGATACAACCAATGGCAAGATTGTTCTGAAGCAAGTCATACAGGACAGTGTCTTTGGCCGGCGACGTGGCACCGTGCCCTTTGTGGAACGCAATCACAAGCTTTTGATTTCACCTGATGGCCGGCACCTTTATTGGTTTTACAGTGGCATCGGTCTGGTAGCAACCTTTGCTCGTAATATTGAGAGCGGCGAGATCGAGAAAGTTCAGGTTTTGAGAAACGGTGCGCCCGAGTTGGGTGGCCTCAATGTTCCAGCGTGGATTGCGATCTCGCCCGATGGAAAGCGTTTTTACGGCGGTGGAAAGAATGGCACTAGAATGACAATCATTGGCCGCAACTCGGTTTCCGGGAAAATCGATTACCAAGATCTCTATGACATAGGTCCGACACCCGATGGACGTTGGGAGTATGGAACGGTAACAGAGTCTCCGGATGGACGGCAAGTTTATATAACCAACGCAGCGACAGATGCACTGCTTGTTTTGAGCTATGATTCAAAGAATGAGCGATTGATGCTTTTGCAGAAGATAACTCAAAACAGCCCCGATAACCTGGTGGTTTCTTCGGATGGCATGCATTTATATTTTCTTCATTACGACAATGCCAGTTATTTCGCCTTGTACCAAAGAGATGACAGCACTGGTCTGCTTACGGCCGTGAATGATCATCTGCTCAAGATCGACTACTACACCTCCGATCAACCCTCGCGCATTTGCATGTCGCCCAATGGAGATGCCATATATATGATTGATGGCCGCAGCCGGCATTCGATATTTAAAAGAGATGTCTCCACAGGAGCACTGTCGCTGGCCCAACAATTCAAAAATAATATTGGCGGCACCGACCGGTTGCGCGGCTCGCGCTCCGTCGAAGTCTCCCCCGATGGTCGCTTTCTCTATGTGGCGGCGCGCTTCGAAGATGCAGGCATCAGCACCTTCTCCCGCCAGCAAGAAGATGGCATTCTTTCGCTCGTGGGAAGTGATGCCCTTGCGAGCCTCAACGCGATGGTCATGGCGCCCGACGGCAGGCATCTTTACGTCTCAAGCTTCGAGAAGGGCACCCTCACGGCTTTCGCAATCGATCCCGCCAGTGGTGACTTGCAGCTTGTTCAAACCCGGCAAGACTCTCTCGTCTTGCCAACGTATCTGGAATGGGGTGGCGCCATGGTCTTTGCCCCGGAAAGCTCGCATCTCTATCTCAATGACAAAATGTTCCTGCGGGTTTACCACCGAAATCATCAAAGCGGCGAAATCTCCCTCGTGCAAAAGCTCGATTGCCGGCCCTATGGCTTGTTCGAGATCGTCTCCATGACGCTTTCACCCGATGGCAGGAACTTCTATTGCAACCACGTCGGCAACGATCTGTTGCAAAAGATTGCCACCTTCGAGCGCAATGCCCAAACCGGTGAACTTTCCTTTCAAAGCAAAGTGACAACAAATAACGTTTCCGGCTATGCCGGCATGGCCATCAAAGTTTCTCCGGATGGCAGACACGTCTATGCCTCCACCGCCGATTTCGACGCCGATTTCGATGGTGAGCCTGCCATTGCGATCTTCAAGCGGAATTCAATTTCAGGCGAACTGTCTCTGTTGCGGAGCATGCTGATCAGCGGCTGGACAGAAATTCGCGATTTGGAGATCTCTTCCGACGGCCTTGAAGTCTATGCGCTCGTCAGCGGCATCGGCTATAGCGCGAGCTTGCTCGCCTTTTTCGAGCGCGACAGTGTTAGCGGCGAGCTCACGCAACAGGAGAGTTTCCAAAGCTGGCGCAACGGCGTTTATGGCATGTTTGACCCGGCAGACTTGACGCTTTCACCCGATGGCCGTTTTCTCTACGTCGCCGATTTGGGCGGCATCGCCACCTTTGCCACCGGTCGCAGCAATACGACTTCAGTTGCCGATCCCATTGCTGCAACTTCCCCAACCCAATTTTCCCTCTCACAAAATTATCCCAATCCCTTCAATCCGGCAACGACCATTCGCTTCGAGCTGCCGCACACCGGGAGAGTCAACCTTGCGGTCTACAATCTGCGCGGTGAGTTGGTGCGCGTGTTGATCGAGGGCGAGCGGCCTGCCGGCAGCCACCGCGTCGAGTTCGATGCCCGCGGCCTGGCTTCCGGGATTTATTTCTATCGTTTGGAAAGCGAAGGCTTCAGCGCGACGCGCAAGCTGGCGGTGGTGAGGTAG